A DNA window from Coffea arabica cultivar ET-39 chromosome 6c, Coffea Arabica ET-39 HiFi, whole genome shotgun sequence contains the following coding sequences:
- the LOC113691879 gene encoding IQ domain-containing protein IQM1 isoform X1: MGLSLSLLFSAWEEILKHRRFLNFADNNTFHSVHREMTVSADSLKKADSEVASETNVSDEVPRKNSIDLKNCEPMRLMLESTLSFKNLIQDERKPESNDRNAKADGAVDVLTPSSFLPDLAMLYSPRPVSELDAAAVKLQKVYKSYRTRRHLADCAVVVEELWWKALDFAALKRSSVSFFNDDKPETAVSRWARAKTRVAKVGKGLSKDEKAQKLALQHWLEAIDPRHRYGHNLHIYYDVWFESESSQPFFYWLDVGDGKELNLEKCSRTNLQHQCIKYLGPKERESFEVIVENGMLVYRESGMFVDTVEGSKWIFVLSTSRNLYVGQKKKGTFQHSSFLSGGAITAAGRLVAHGGALEAIWPYSGHYHPTEENFRVFISFLEENRVDLSNVKRCAVDDDLLSFTVPDEEANAECNRSASATTEPEDGSTTDVRGLSGKDATAASRQNAKNTAHLTVKPPLYTMAKHLSCKWSTGTGPRISCVRDYPTELQSRALEQVNLSPRLASGALFNYGPIPSPRPSPKVRLSPRLAYMGLPSPRTAIPAAH; this comes from the exons ATGGGTTTATCACTATCATTACTTTTTTCCGCCTGGGAAGAAATTCTGAAGCACCGTAGATTTCTGAATTTCGCAGACAACAATACTTTCCATTCAGTACACAGAGAGATGACCGTCAGTGCAGACAGCTTGAAGAAAGCAGATTCAGAAGTTGCCTCCGAGACAAATGTGTCGGACGAAGTTCCAAGGAAGAATTCAATAGATTTGAAGAACTGCGAACCTATGAGATTAATGCTTGAATCAACGCTTTCATTCAAGAATCTAATTCAAGACGAAAGAAAACCAGAGTCCAATGACAGAAATGCAAAAGCTGATGGGGCTGTTGATGTATTAACTCCCTCCAGTTTTCTTCCTGATCTTGCTATGCTGTACTCTCCACGTCCTGTGAGCGAGCTTGATGCTGCAGCAGTCAAGCTTCAGAAAGTCTACAAGAGCTACCGGACTCGAAGACACCTTGCAGATTGTGCAGTTGTGGTTGAGGAGCTATG GTGGAAGGCATTGGACTTTGCAGCTCTCAAGCGGAGCTCAGTATCATTCTTCAATGATGACAAACCAGAAACTGCTGTTTCACGCTGGGCTCGAGCAAAAACAAGAGTAGCCAAG GTTGGCAAAGGCCTATCCAAGGACGAGAAGGCTCAAAAGCTTGCCCTACAGCACTGGCTTGAGGCT ATTGATCCACGCCATCGGTATGGACACAATTTACACATCTATTATGATGTCTGGTTTGAAAGTGAAAGCTCGCAACCTTTTTTTTACTG GTTGGATGTTGGAGATGGAAAAGAACTAAATCTTGAGAAGTGCTCGAGAACAAATCTACAACATCAATGCATCAAATATCTAGGACCA AAAGAGAGAGAATCATTTGAAGTTATCGTGGAAAATGGCATGCTAGTTTACAGAGAAAGTGGCATGTTTGTCGACACTGTTGAGGGTTCCAAATGGATATTTGTACTTAGCACATCAAGGAATTTGTATGTTGGGCAGAAGAAGAAAGGGACTTTCCAGCACTCAAGTTTTTTATCAGGTGGAGCTATTACAGCAGCCGGAAGACTTGTTGCTCATGGTGGAGCCCTTGAG GCAATTTGGCCATATAGTGGTCATTATCACCCAACCGAAGAGAACTTCAGGGTGTTCATTAGCTTCTTGGAGGAAAACCGTGTAGATCTTTCAAATGTTAAG AGATGTGCAGTAGATGATGATCTTCTTTCGTTTACGGTTCCTGATGAGGAAGCAAACGCTGAATGCAATAGGAGCGCTTCAGCAACTACAGAGCCAGAAGATGGAAGCACAACTGACGTACGTGGTCTGTCTGGGAAAGATGCAACAGCAGCCAGTCGCCAAAATGCCAAGAACACAGCTCATCTGACTGTAAAGCCTCCCCTATATACCATGGCTAAACACTTGTCATGCAAATGGAGTACTGGAACTGGACCGCGAATTAGCTGTGTTAGGGACTATCCAACAGAATTACAGAGCCGAGCACTTGAACAAGTTAATTTGTCGCCTCGTTTGGCTAGTGGAGCATTGTTCAACTATGGTCCAATCCCATCCCCAAGACCGAGCCCAAAGGTTCGCCTTTCTCCTAGACTTGCATACATGGGACTTCCAAGTCCTAGAACCGCCATTCCAGCTGCTCACTGA
- the LOC113691879 gene encoding IQ domain-containing protein IQM1 isoform X2, with protein MTVSADSLKKADSEVASETNVSDEVPRKNSIDLKNCEPMRLMLESTLSFKNLIQDERKPESNDRNAKADGAVDVLTPSSFLPDLAMLYSPRPVSELDAAAVKLQKVYKSYRTRRHLADCAVVVEELWWKALDFAALKRSSVSFFNDDKPETAVSRWARAKTRVAKVGKGLSKDEKAQKLALQHWLEAIDPRHRYGHNLHIYYDVWFESESSQPFFYWLDVGDGKELNLEKCSRTNLQHQCIKYLGPKERESFEVIVENGMLVYRESGMFVDTVEGSKWIFVLSTSRNLYVGQKKKGTFQHSSFLSGGAITAAGRLVAHGGALEAIWPYSGHYHPTEENFRVFISFLEENRVDLSNVKRCAVDDDLLSFTVPDEEANAECNRSASATTEPEDGSTTDVRGLSGKDATAASRQNAKNTAHLTVKPPLYTMAKHLSCKWSTGTGPRISCVRDYPTELQSRALEQVNLSPRLASGALFNYGPIPSPRPSPKVRLSPRLAYMGLPSPRTAIPAAH; from the exons ATGACCGTCAGTGCAGACAGCTTGAAGAAAGCAGATTCAGAAGTTGCCTCCGAGACAAATGTGTCGGACGAAGTTCCAAGGAAGAATTCAATAGATTTGAAGAACTGCGAACCTATGAGATTAATGCTTGAATCAACGCTTTCATTCAAGAATCTAATTCAAGACGAAAGAAAACCAGAGTCCAATGACAGAAATGCAAAAGCTGATGGGGCTGTTGATGTATTAACTCCCTCCAGTTTTCTTCCTGATCTTGCTATGCTGTACTCTCCACGTCCTGTGAGCGAGCTTGATGCTGCAGCAGTCAAGCTTCAGAAAGTCTACAAGAGCTACCGGACTCGAAGACACCTTGCAGATTGTGCAGTTGTGGTTGAGGAGCTATG GTGGAAGGCATTGGACTTTGCAGCTCTCAAGCGGAGCTCAGTATCATTCTTCAATGATGACAAACCAGAAACTGCTGTTTCACGCTGGGCTCGAGCAAAAACAAGAGTAGCCAAG GTTGGCAAAGGCCTATCCAAGGACGAGAAGGCTCAAAAGCTTGCCCTACAGCACTGGCTTGAGGCT ATTGATCCACGCCATCGGTATGGACACAATTTACACATCTATTATGATGTCTGGTTTGAAAGTGAAAGCTCGCAACCTTTTTTTTACTG GTTGGATGTTGGAGATGGAAAAGAACTAAATCTTGAGAAGTGCTCGAGAACAAATCTACAACATCAATGCATCAAATATCTAGGACCA AAAGAGAGAGAATCATTTGAAGTTATCGTGGAAAATGGCATGCTAGTTTACAGAGAAAGTGGCATGTTTGTCGACACTGTTGAGGGTTCCAAATGGATATTTGTACTTAGCACATCAAGGAATTTGTATGTTGGGCAGAAGAAGAAAGGGACTTTCCAGCACTCAAGTTTTTTATCAGGTGGAGCTATTACAGCAGCCGGAAGACTTGTTGCTCATGGTGGAGCCCTTGAG GCAATTTGGCCATATAGTGGTCATTATCACCCAACCGAAGAGAACTTCAGGGTGTTCATTAGCTTCTTGGAGGAAAACCGTGTAGATCTTTCAAATGTTAAG AGATGTGCAGTAGATGATGATCTTCTTTCGTTTACGGTTCCTGATGAGGAAGCAAACGCTGAATGCAATAGGAGCGCTTCAGCAACTACAGAGCCAGAAGATGGAAGCACAACTGACGTACGTGGTCTGTCTGGGAAAGATGCAACAGCAGCCAGTCGCCAAAATGCCAAGAACACAGCTCATCTGACTGTAAAGCCTCCCCTATATACCATGGCTAAACACTTGTCATGCAAATGGAGTACTGGAACTGGACCGCGAATTAGCTGTGTTAGGGACTATCCAACAGAATTACAGAGCCGAGCACTTGAACAAGTTAATTTGTCGCCTCGTTTGGCTAGTGGAGCATTGTTCAACTATGGTCCAATCCCATCCCCAAGACCGAGCCCAAAGGTTCGCCTTTCTCCTAGACTTGCATACATGGGACTTCCAAGTCCTAGAACCGCCATTCCAGCTGCTCACTGA